A stretch of the Simiduia curdlanivorans genome encodes the following:
- the fghA gene encoding S-formylglutathione hydrolase, translating to MEKVADVQCFGGQQQRFKHVSLVLNCDMHFSLFLPPQAKNAKVPVLVWLSGLTCTDENFVTKAGAQRVAAELGIALLAPDTSPRGEGVADDEAYDAGMGAGFYVNATQAPWAEHYQMYDYIVQELPALLAREVQALDLKRMSIMGHSMGGHGALVIGLRNVDTYQSISAFAPICAPSQCPWGEKTLGYYLGQDRSTWQDYDASVLLASAKKSIPIRVDQGLADNFLTTQLMPEKLIAAAPQNYPLQVLQHKGYDHSYFFIASFIEAHIRFHAEFLNQ from the coding sequence ATAGAAAAAGTTGCGGATGTGCAGTGCTTTGGCGGCCAGCAACAGCGCTTTAAACACGTTTCGCTGGTGCTTAATTGCGACATGCATTTTTCGTTATTTTTGCCGCCGCAAGCAAAAAACGCCAAGGTGCCAGTGTTGGTTTGGTTGTCGGGTTTAACCTGCACAGATGAAAACTTCGTCACTAAAGCCGGTGCCCAAAGAGTGGCAGCCGAGTTAGGCATAGCGTTGCTCGCGCCCGATACCAGCCCACGCGGCGAAGGTGTGGCCGATGACGAGGCTTACGATGCGGGTATGGGCGCAGGTTTTTATGTCAATGCGACACAAGCGCCTTGGGCTGAACACTATCAAATGTACGATTATATTGTGCAGGAGTTGCCGGCACTGCTGGCGCGCGAGGTGCAAGCGTTAGATCTCAAACGCATGAGTATTATGGGGCACTCCATGGGTGGCCACGGCGCGCTGGTGATTGGTTTGCGTAACGTCGACACCTATCAATCCATCTCGGCCTTCGCGCCTATTTGTGCGCCAAGCCAATGCCCGTGGGGTGAAAAAACCTTGGGTTATTATTTGGGGCAAGACAGATCTACTTGGCAAGATTACGATGCCAGTGTGCTCTTGGCATCGGCCAAAAAATCGATCCCCATTCGGGTTGACCAAGGTTTGGCGGATAACTTTTTAACGACGCAGTTGATGCCTGAAAAACTGATAGCGGCTGCGCCACAAAATTACCCGCTACAGGTGCTTCAACACAAGGGCTATGATCACAGCTACTTTTTTATCGCCAGTTTTATCGAGGCGCATATTAGGTTTCACGCAGAATTTTTAAACCAGTGA
- a CDS encoding S-(hydroxymethyl)glutathione dehydrogenase/class III alcohol dehydrogenase, with translation MKTRAAVAFGAGKPLEIHEVDLQGPKAGEVLVEIKATGVCHTDAFTLSGDDPEGAFPAILGHEGAGVVVDVGPGVKSLKKGDHVIPLYTPECRECDYCLHPKTNLCQAIRSTQGKGVMPDGTSRFSLDGQPILHYMGCSTFSNYTVLPEIALAKIRADAPFDKVCYIGCGVTTGIGAVAFTMKVEPGSTVAVFGLGGIGLNVIQGAKMVGATRIIGVDTNPAKVALAKQFGMTDFVNPKDHPNLVDAIVQMTGGGVDYSFECIGNVKVMRDALECCHKGWGQSCIVGVAGAGQEISTRPFQLVTGRSWRGTAFGGARGRTDVPKIVDWYMEGKIKIDDLITHTMPLNDINKAFDLMHSGESIRSVVLY, from the coding sequence ACGGGCGTGTGTCACACCGATGCATTTACCTTGTCGGGTGATGACCCGGAGGGCGCCTTTCCCGCCATTCTCGGCCACGAGGGCGCCGGTGTGGTGGTCGACGTGGGGCCGGGTGTAAAATCCCTTAAAAAAGGCGACCATGTGATTCCGCTGTACACGCCTGAGTGCCGCGAGTGCGATTACTGTTTGCACCCGAAAACAAATTTGTGCCAAGCCATTCGCTCCACCCAAGGCAAGGGCGTAATGCCCGACGGCACCAGTCGCTTTTCCCTAGATGGCCAGCCTATATTGCATTACATGGGCTGCTCGACCTTCTCCAATTACACCGTACTGCCTGAAATCGCTTTGGCAAAAATCCGCGCAGATGCACCTTTTGATAAAGTTTGTTACATCGGTTGTGGCGTCACTACCGGGATCGGTGCCGTGGCCTTCACGATGAAAGTAGAGCCGGGTTCTACGGTTGCGGTATTCGGTTTAGGCGGTATCGGCTTGAATGTGATTCAAGGCGCGAAAATGGTCGGCGCGACGCGCATCATTGGTGTCGACACCAATCCTGCCAAGGTTGCCCTTGCCAAGCAATTTGGCATGACGGATTTCGTCAACCCGAAAGATCACCCGAACTTGGTGGATGCCATTGTGCAAATGACCGGTGGTGGTGTGGATTACAGTTTTGAATGTATTGGTAACGTTAAAGTGATGCGCGACGCGTTAGAGTGTTGTCACAAAGGCTGGGGCCAAAGTTGTATTGTGGGTGTCGCAGGGGCGGGGCAAGAAATTTCCACTCGGCCGTTTCAGTTAGTGACCGGTAGAAGCTGGCGCGGTACTGCCTTTGGTGGCGCCCGTGGGCGCACCGATGTGCCGAAAATTGTCGATTGGTACATGGAGGGCAAGATAAAAATTGATGATTTAATTACCCACACCATGCCGCTCAATGACATCAATAAAGCGTTTGACTTGATGCACAGTGGCGAGAGTATTCGCTCGGTCGTCCTCTACTAA
- the recQ gene encoding DNA helicase RecQ: MNQAALSILNTTFGYASFRPPQDAIIDALIDGQDALVIMPTGGGKSLCYQIPAMARPGCGVVISPLIALMQDQVSALEQLGVKAGFLNSTLSAADTQKIEQQLMSGELDLLYIAPERLNQARTINLLHQVPLALFAIDEAHCVSQWGHDFRSDYLQLGLLADQFPDVPRIALTATADSRTQAEIIQRLHLQNAKQFVVGFDRPNIQYRITPKNNPRKQVLAFIRAEHSGDSGIIYCLSRKKTEETAAFLCAEGMTALPYHAGLPAETRAANQRRFLREDNIIMVATVAFGMGIDKPDVRFVAHLDLPKSIEAYYQETGRAGRDGAPATAWMAYGYQDVILLSQMMSQSEGSAEHKHAERQKLDAMLGLCEITSCRRQTLLRYFGEQNHEACGNCDTCINPVATWDGTDAARKALSCVYRSGQRFGVSHLVDILLGKENQKIQQFDHQQLSTFGIGKDLDANQWRSVFRQLVARGYLAVDSTGFGGLRLEESCRDLLKGDERIQLRRDVKDVKTSKSKHSQALAQADTALWDALRACRKQLAEEHGVPPYVVFHDATLMEMVRYRPTSEQAMLAISGVGQSKWDKFGEAFIDVILRFDSEATNNQDSATLDTTAQLLQAQMTVEQIASHRGLTVDTVYNHVANLLQDKRIALLDAIDLDERELGQIQDEILQYDGGEDGFRFKPVFEALAGNYPYGLLKCVRVAMLNQ, encoded by the coding sequence TAGTCATCATGCCCACGGGCGGTGGCAAATCGCTTTGCTACCAAATTCCCGCCATGGCGCGCCCAGGTTGCGGGGTGGTGATTTCGCCCTTGATCGCCTTGATGCAAGATCAAGTCAGCGCCCTAGAGCAACTCGGCGTTAAGGCCGGCTTTCTCAACTCAACCCTGTCCGCTGCCGATACGCAAAAGATCGAGCAACAGCTCATGTCCGGCGAGCTCGATCTGCTTTATATAGCACCGGAACGCCTAAACCAAGCGCGCACCATTAATTTACTGCACCAAGTGCCGCTAGCACTCTTCGCCATTGACGAGGCCCACTGTGTTTCCCAGTGGGGCCACGATTTTCGCTCGGATTATCTACAACTCGGCTTGCTCGCCGATCAGTTTCCCGACGTACCACGCATCGCCCTAACTGCCACGGCCGATAGCCGAACCCAAGCGGAAATTATTCAGCGCTTACACCTGCAAAACGCTAAGCAATTTGTGGTCGGCTTTGACCGCCCTAATATTCAATATCGCATCACGCCAAAAAATAACCCGCGCAAACAAGTGTTGGCTTTTATTCGCGCGGAGCACAGCGGCGACTCGGGCATTATCTATTGTCTATCGCGCAAAAAAACCGAAGAAACCGCAGCCTTCTTATGCGCCGAAGGCATGACCGCACTGCCCTACCACGCCGGCCTACCGGCTGAAACTCGAGCGGCAAATCAACGTCGTTTTTTGCGCGAAGACAACATCATCATGGTTGCCACCGTCGCCTTTGGCATGGGTATCGATAAACCCGACGTTCGCTTTGTTGCGCATTTAGACCTACCCAAAAGCATAGAGGCCTACTACCAGGAAACCGGTCGCGCCGGGCGCGATGGCGCACCGGCCACCGCATGGATGGCCTACGGTTACCAAGACGTGATTCTACTCAGCCAAATGATGAGCCAGTCTGAAGGCTCGGCCGAACACAAGCACGCCGAGCGGCAAAAGCTCGATGCGATGCTCGGCCTGTGTGAAATTACCAGCTGCCGCCGACAAACCTTGTTGCGCTATTTCGGCGAGCAAAATCACGAGGCCTGCGGCAATTGCGATACTTGCATCAACCCCGTCGCAACCTGGGATGGAACCGACGCCGCGCGCAAGGCCCTCTCCTGTGTTTATCGCTCGGGTCAACGTTTTGGTGTATCGCATCTCGTCGATATTTTGCTGGGTAAGGAAAATCAGAAAATACAGCAGTTCGATCACCAGCAGTTGAGCACCTTTGGCATTGGTAAAGACCTGGACGCCAACCAATGGCGCTCTGTCTTCCGGCAGTTAGTGGCGCGCGGCTACCTCGCTGTGGATAGCACGGGTTTTGGCGGTTTACGGCTGGAGGAAAGTTGCCGCGATTTACTCAAAGGCGATGAACGCATTCAATTGCGGCGCGATGTGAAAGATGTAAAAACCAGCAAATCAAAACACAGCCAAGCACTTGCCCAAGCCGATACAGCGCTCTGGGATGCCTTGCGCGCGTGCAGAAAACAACTTGCCGAAGAACACGGCGTACCACCCTATGTGGTGTTTCACGATGCCACGCTAATGGAAATGGTGCGCTATCGCCCCACGTCGGAACAAGCCATGCTCGCCATTAGCGGCGTGGGCCAGTCCAAGTGGGACAAGTTCGGCGAGGCGTTTATCGACGTTATTTTGCGCTTCGACAGCGAAGCGACAAACAACCAAGATAGCGCAACCTTAGACACGACGGCACAATTGCTACAAGCGCAAATGACCGTGGAGCAAATTGCCAGCCATCGCGGTCTCACCGTCGACACCGTGTACAACCACGTGGCCAATCTGCTGCAGGATAAACGCATTGCCTTATTAGACGCCATCGACCTAGACGAGCGCGAGCTTGGTCAAATTCAAGATGAGATTTTGCAATACGATGGCGGTGAAGACGGCTTTCGCTTTAAGCCCGTGTTTGAAGCCTTGGCTGGCAACTACCCCTATGGCCTTTTGAAATGCGTGCGCGTGGCGATGCTTAATCAATAA